The sequence GTATCGTCGATGCGGAACTCGACCGCATGGAGTCGCTTTCGGCTGACATTCTGGCCGGGAACATCCAGCTTTTTTAGGTCCGGGCCGTCGGTTGCGGTCACTTCTTCGGCGAACGGCTCCGCCAGTATCCCTGGAGGTACGCGCCGACGAACATGCCCGCCAGCGCCCAGAGGATCGGGAGGTTCCCGATCCCGAGACTCGCATATCCCGCGCCCGGGCAGACGCCCGAGAGTCCCCATCCCACGCCGAAGATGGTGCCGCCGACGAGCACGTTCCTGTCGAATGGCTTCAACCGTCGCTCGTAGCGGTCCCCAGTTATCGGCGCCTCGTCGAACAACCGGGGAGCAACGACGGTAGCAAGGCCCGCAACAACCGCGGCCCCGAGCATCACGAACGCCAGGCCGAAATCGTCGAACTGCAGGAAGTCCAGAACGACCTCGGGGCGGGCCATATGGCTATACGCAAGCCCAAATCCGAAGAGGACGCCCCCAAAGAGAACCAGCGGCATGAACAGCGGATGTCGGTCCGCCATTACGGGGTCACCCCCAGGGCCGCGACGATCTGGGCGGTCACGATGGCGACGACGAGAAAGGTGAGGACCGCAACAATCGAGGTTCCTGACCGCGAACCGACCCCGCAGATCCCGTGACCC is a genomic window of Halanaeroarchaeum sulfurireducens containing:
- a CDS encoding YeeE/YedE family protein; this translates as MADRHPLFMPLVLFGGVLFGFGLAYSHMARPEVVLDFLQFDDFGLAFVMLGAAVVAGLATVVAPRLFDEAPITGDRYERRLKPFDRNVLVGGTIFGVGWGLSGVCPGAGYASLGIGNLPILWALAGMFVGAYLQGYWRSRSPKK